The Lysinibacillus irui sequence GTTGTTAAATCCTGTTTACTTTTGCCGTCAATGATTAAATCCGCTAATACTTCTCCAACGGCACTGCTAAATTTAAAGCCATGTCCAGAAAAGCCTGCAGCGATGATGATATTTTGATGTTCAGGTAAAAAATCGATAATGAAATCTTCATCTGGTGTCATCGAATATTTACATGTTTTTCCGTATTTTAATGCTCCGTGCTGGGGCATGAACTGATCGATAAAGTTTTGTAAGTCAACGCTGTCGGCTTCATCAAATGGTCGTAACGGTTCATTTGGATTAATCGCTTCACCGCCATCATGTCGTCCAAGCTTCAATCCTGTCCCATCAATACTTGGAAAGCCATAGTAGGTCGAATCGGCAAATTCAAAGCAATAGGCTGGAAAAACCTCGTCATGATAAAGCTGCTCATCTGCGTCAAACCATGCAAAAGTTTTCCGAGTTGGTGTTACTGGAATAGTTATACCAAGCGTTTGGAGTAACTCCGTTGCCCAGGCACCTGCAGTTACAATTAAGTGCTTCGCCTTGTAGATGTTTTGTGCTGTTTGAACTTGTACCATTTCTCCAGCTTGGATGGTCAGTACTTTTTCGTTTGTCTGTAGGCTTGCCCCGGCTTCTAAAGCTAATTTTTTATAAGCTCGTATACACGCTTCCACACGAAGGACACCTGCTGTCGGCTCAAAATAAGCTACTAAATTTACTGGCAAGGATAGCCCTGGCCACTTATTCATTGCTTCAGCTGCTGAATAGTATTCGAGTGCTAAGCCATAAAATGCTGCACTAGCTTTCACGTTCTGAATAAAAGCACATGTTGGTTCGCCAATATTTACTACCCCTGTTTGTAAAAATAAATGTTCGTCTGCTAGCGTTTCGAGCTCCTGCCAAAGTTCCCCAGCTCTTTTGACAAAAGGCACATAACTAGCGCCTTCCCCATAAGCATAACGGATAATTCGTGTGTCCCCATGATGGCTACCTTCCTGATGAGGGGGAGTATAAGTATCTAGCATAAGGACTTTTTTTCCAGCCTTAGCTAAATAGTAACCAGCAGCCATTCCCATAGAGCCAGCACCCACAATTATGACATCATATACCATTTTAATCCCTACTTTTTTGCTCTAGTATAACAGATGAATCGTTAAGGAAACAGAAATTTTTGAAAGTAAATAAGCACAGCACCTACTCTCCTAATGGACGAAGGTGCTGTGCACGTCAGATTTACTACTTTGAGCTTGGTAGAACTTTGTTGAGGATAATAGCAACGAGGGCAGCAGTTGCTATGGGTGAGCCAAATAAATATTGAACAGTTGTAGGTAACGAGTATAAGAAATCATCAGGCAATAAAGAAAGAGCTAACGTTAAAATGATAGGGATTGCTATCACATACATTTCCTTTTCACCAATACGTTCATTTTTCATGACCTGTAAACCACTAATGGCTATTATGCCACAGACAATCACAAATACACCACCGATGACGGCAGACGGAATTGCTGAAATCAGTGCAGCTAATTTACCAGAGAACCCGAAGACGATAAACCAAATACCCGCAGCGATAAATACTCGACGGCTTGCAATCCCTGTAATAGAGATAACACCTGCATTGGTAGAGTAGCCCGTAACTGGAGTTGATCCTAATAATGAAGCAATAAAGCAACCAATTCCTTCACCAATAACACCACGATTAATTTGTTTATCGGTTAATGGTTTGTCGATGACATTGCTGATCGCAAACCATGTTCCAGTAGTTTCTGCCATTAAGACAATATAAATAATGACCATTGTGATAATTGCTGAAATATTAAAGCTAAAGCCAAAATCTGCGAAGGGAATTTGTGGCATACTAAACCATTTTGCTTGCGATACTGCTGATAAATTTAAAACACCCATCATATTTGCTGCAATACTACCAGCGATTAAGGTAATGATAACGGAAGTAATACGGAATAGACGTCCTTTTTGATGAAAGACCGTGCCTAACATAACACAAATAATCAAGACAACTGCTGAAATTAACGCTAAATAGATATTTTGGTTAATGGATGCCCCTGCTCCATTAAAAATATTATCACTTAAACCGACAGGCATTAAGGATAGACCAACCACAAAAATAATTGTTCCTCCAACAATTGGTGGAATAAATGTTTTGACAATTTTATTGAAGATGCCTGTATAGCCTAAAATAATGACTAAAATAGCTCCTATTAAGCTAGCACCTAACACAGTGCTCCAGCCTAAATTACCACTACCGCTTGCTGCATAGATCCCAACAATGGCGCCGAGTGGGACATAGGAAGGGCCTTGTGCCATCGGTAATTTCATACAAAAATGTGTTTGTACAATCGTTGCGATTCCTGCCGCAATAAACGTTGATTGAATTAATGCACTTGCCTGGCCAGTTTGTAAGCCGATAAGCATGGCAATTAAAAATGGGACTACGTAAACATCCATTGCCATGACATGCTGTAACCCTAGAAGCGCTGATTGACCAATCGAGACTTTTTCATCTGGTAATACGGTTAACTGGGTTTTTCTTGTTTCATTAGTTTGTTTACTAAGTTGCGTTTCCACGAAGATGTACACCTCAAATAATTATTTAGTTACTATAGAAATTAGAGAATCAATTTTACACTCTCGTATGAACTTTATTTCCTTGCACCCAAACCTCACGAATATTTTCTGGAAGTACAAGATACATCATTTTTTGAAAAATATCGCGTAAATCTTCATTCTGATCAAAAATAGGGAGCTTGGCAGAAGGGATTTTTGTATCAATGATCTGTACATCCCATGTATAGTGTTCCTGTAAACGGCCTATTGGAAGGCTTAGGCTTTCTCCACCGCCAGCTGTTGCTAAATAAAATGCCTCATTAATGGTAATACGTGAATTTGGCACACCACGTTGATCAGCCGCTATAGCTGTATCTACACCATCCTCTAACATTCTCGATGACATAACAGCCTGTCTTGCATTATCAAAAAGACTTGGAGAAAATCCTCCTGAAACATCTGAGCCTAATCCAATATCAACACCCATCGCATGGAAGCGGGCGATAGGAATGACACTATTAGCAAAATAGGCATTGGAGATTGGACAATGGCCAATGGCAGTACCAGTTTCAGCAAATAGTCGTGCATCGTCATCACTTAAGAAATTACAATGTGCCATGACAGATTTTTTACCTAATAAACCAAAGTCATGTAAAGCAACAGCATCATTTTTATTAAATCGTTCTTTAACATAGCCATGCTCCCAGTCACTTTCGCTACAATGCGACTGAATATGTGTATCATATTTTGCAGCTAATTCACCTAAACCTTTTAAGGCATTGTCAGTACAGCTTGGTATAAAACGTGGTGTCACAACTGGATAGACACCTTGTTTAGTTGTTTTGGCTAGTTCTTTTACTGCTAAAATAAACTCTTCTGTATCGGCTAATGCTGTTTGTGTGTTTGCATCACGATAAAAATCTGGATTTTGCTCTGGATCATCCATGACCACTTTTCCGACTAGTCCTCGTTGGCCCTTCTCTGCGCAAATTTTAGCTAAAAGAACGCTTGCCTCTTTATGGACTGTCGCAAAATATAAGGATGTTGTTGTTCCATTGGCAAGAAGCGTGCCTACTAAATCCTCATAGACCTCTTGGGCAAACGCTAAATCCGAAAATTTTGATTCGATAGGGAAAGTGTATGTGTTCAGCCAATCATAAAGAGGAATATCTAGAGCTGTACCTGATTGAGCCCATTGCGGCGCATGGACATGTAGATCGACAAATCCTGGTAAGAAATATTGCCCTTCAGATAATTGATGGAAATTATTTTGATGTTGATATGTAGTTAATAGTTGCTGGTAATCAGTATGTTCAGGAGCGATTGTTTTATCAATCATGCCGTCAGCATTAATGAAAAATAAATAATCTTTTAAGATTTGAACCTCAGTAGCAGATTTACTTGTAAATGCTGTCCCTTTGAAAATATGCGTATATTCAGTCATAAAAACCACCTTAATGTTCGTTTATTGATAATAACATGGATTATTATAGGCTATTTAAACTATCAAGTCTATAAAAAAGCGAATATTGATGGATTAACAAGAGGATTTAAAGAGCATTTTCAACTACTATTTGACAGCTTTGACAAGCGTTGATGGATGGATAAACAAAGTAATTTGAGAGCGTTACACAAATTGGATAGTTTGCCGTACTAGCTGCAATAAGACTACTAGTAGTCTTAGACATTTAGATGATAAGCAGAAGAAGCTAGAAAGGAATCGATGATGAATTTCTCGATTCCTTTGAGATTGGACACGTTTACTATCAAATCGATTGATTGATGATGTGGAGAAAGTTATTAAAGGATGAGGAATGATGCTGTTCATTTTTTCTAGTACAAAGATAGATAGGACGCTGAATATCGATATCCTTTATAAAGACACGTGATACTTGTTGCTGTTGGATAAAGCTAGAGGCTGCAATGGAAGGGGCTAGCATAGTACCGAATCCTGCTGCAATAGCATGGATTGATTCATTAATTCCATCTAGTTGTAGTCCGACCTGAGGTGGGGGAATCTTATGCACCTTACATAAAGCATTTAAGTATTCTTTTGTGGAGCTACCATCTTCCCTTGTGACAAAGGGCTGTTGCATAAGTTCTGCTAACGATACAGTTTGATCCGCTAGTGGGTGATTATAGGGCGCGATAAACCAATAATCTAAGTTCATTAAAAATTGATAATTGATATCTGGGTGATGTCCATCCTCTTTGACAATAAAGGCTAAATCTACCTTATAATGCAGTAATTCCTCAATTACTTGATGCGAGTTAGCCGTTTTTAAATGAATATTTGTAGCTGGATAGATTTGCTTAAAATAAGCAAGCCATTTGGGTAATAAAAAGTGAGAGGGGACATGTGTAGATGCGATTTGCAATTCTTCGTTGCCAGTATTTTTTAGCTGCTCTATTTTATTTTCGATATCCTGCTCTAAATCAAATAATCGCTGAGCCTGTTTATATAAAAAAGCGCCATTTTGTGTTAGTGTAATACCTCTCCCTTTAGATTCCAACAAGGTTAAAGCTAGTTCCTTTTCTAAATTTCGTATTTGTATAGTGACGGCTGGCTGACTTATCATAAGAGCTTGGGCAGCTTTGGAAACACTATTGAGCTCGGCCACTTTCGTAAATAAACGTAGTGCATGTAAATTCATGATAGACACACCTTTTATAAATTATTTTTATGCTTTTATATACATTATATATTAGATTTATTAATCTTCACTCTGTATTCTTTTAATTACAGTAGGGAACTGGGGAGGGGGATGAACACTTGAATCGACAGCATATGGGGATTGTTTTTGGAGGAATATTATTATTGGTTGTAGCGATGGGGATTAGTCGCTTTGCTTTTACACCGATTTTGCCATTTATGCGCCGTGATGTAGGATTTTCATTAGAAGTAGCTGGGTTTTTAGCCTCAAGCAATTATATTGGCTATTTTATTGGAGCATTATGGGCGGGCTTTATTTATCGTCAACGCAAAAAACTTTTATTGGCAAGTGTTGTTTTCAACGTCCTTTCAGTAGGCTTAATGGGATTAATAGAGCTGTATAGTGTATGGCTAGTGCTTCGTTTAATCGCAGGTATTACAGGGGGCTTAATTTTTGTCTTAACGTCTAGTATTGTGATGGATTATTTGGCGAAACATTCACTGTCACGATGGTCTGGCTATGTCTTTAGTGGGATTGGTTTAGGGATTGCAATTTCAGGTTTATGTGTACCTATTATTGAAGCTAAATTTGCATGGCAAGGTACATGGCTAGGATTAGGAATATTGTCAGCGGTTTTTTTACTCATGACAACTATTTTGTGGAAGGGTTTAGAGACTGGGGACGGTTTAAAAGTTGCAAAATCACTCGATACGAAAATGACAAAGGGCTTTATGCCATGGCTGATCGTGTCTTATGGATTAGAGGGCTTAGGTTATATTATTACAGGAACTTTTTTAGTTGATATTATTCATAATATCCCTTCTCTACAGGCTTATTCCTCGTATAGCTGGGTGATGGTGGGGTTAGCAGCGATACCATCAGCACCAGTCTGGACAGTTTTATTAGAAAAATTTTCGGCAATAAAAATTTTGTTTGTGGCATACATATTTCAAGTGATAGGCATCTTGTTACCCGTATTTTCACAAAGTGTATGGAGTGTATTGTTAGCATCGTTTTTATTCGGTCTAACCTTTGTAGGAATAGTCACACTAACAACATCCTATGCACGTCAGCTTTTTCCGACCCAGAGCGGATTCGTTGTATCTCTATTAACAACCTTTTATGCTTTTGGACAAATTATTGGTCCAATTATCGCAGGAAAACTGGTAGAAGTTTATAGCAGCTATAAAGCAGCACTTGTCTTTGCAGGGGTAATTGTATTTCTTGCATTACTTGTCATGGTTGTTGGCAGGTGGCTCACTGTCAAAAAAGAAGCTGTCGCTGAACAATCCATTTCAATATAACGCATAAAAGCCAGAAATCCTATTGGGATTTCTGGCTTTTCTCATTTACTTAAAGAAGCCGTGCCTCTATCTACATGATATTAAAAGATATAATAAAAGTCTATATATTTTTTTCTTTATATGGAAAAATAGACAAGTGCACAAAAGACGTAACGTTACGATTCTACTTTGAAATGAGGTCTTTATATGAATACAGAACAAGCCGTTCAACGCTGGAATCAATATGCAGAAAGGTATACAGCTAACTACGATGAGCAGGGTGACATTCATCGTGTAGTACTGTTAAACCCCACTATCTTTGCATTGTTGGAAGAGATCAATGGAAAGCATGTATTAGATGCAGGGTGTGGAGAAGGCTATTTAAGCAGATTACTGGTGAAGAATGGTGCAAGAGTAACAGCGGTTGATTTTTCACAAAAAATGCTGGACATTGCTAAGGAAAGAACGCCACAGAAGGATGCTATTCAATTTTTACAAGGGAACTGTGAAAAATTAGCGTTTCTAGCAGATGAACAATTTGATTGTATTGTTTCGAATATGGTTCTCCAAGATTTAGAGGATTATCAGGCTGCTCTATGTGAGATGTATCGATTATTAAAACCTACTAGCACTTTTATTTTTTCGATTTTACACCCATGCTTTGTGACACCAAATAGTGGATGGATGAGACATGTGGAGCTAGATCAGCAATATTGGAAAGTCCAACGTTATTTTTATGAAGGGGTGTACCAACAGCTAGATGCTGAGCCACCAATCATTCTGTACCATCGAACATTAACAAGCTATGTGCAAGCAATTAGGCAAGCTGGATTTATGATTGAAACTATTGTAGAGCCAAAGCCATCAGAGGAGATGCTAGAGAAGTATCCTCAATTTAAGGAAGATTTGCATTGTGCAGATTTTATTGTTTTTAAATTAAGAAAATAAAGGAGAAGTAACCATGCGTTTATTCCATATCAGTGAAGACCCTACTATTACGATTTTTCATCCTCGACTACCTGAGCGACCAGATTTAGATGCCACCAAAGGGCTTGTATGGGCGATCAACGAGAGATGCTTGCCGAATTATTTAACGCCAAGAGATTGTCCACGTGTTTGTTTTCATGCAGGAGAACAGACAACAGAGCAGGACAGACAGCACTATCTAGCTCAAGCCTCTCATGTAGTAGTCATAGAAAACAAGTGGTTGGAAGTATTGAAGAATACAAGTCTTTACCTATATGAGTTTGATAGTAATGGATTCACATTACAGGATGATATTGCTGGCTATTATACAAGTGAATTAACACAAATGCCCATCAATGTCACAGAGATCGATGATATAGAGAAAGCATTATTGGAGTATAATGTTGAATTGCGAATCGTAGATA is a genomic window containing:
- the guaD gene encoding guanine deaminase, translating into MTEYTHIFKGTAFTSKSATEVQILKDYLFFINADGMIDKTIAPEHTDYQQLLTTYQHQNNFHQLSEGQYFLPGFVDLHVHAPQWAQSGTALDIPLYDWLNTYTFPIESKFSDLAFAQEVYEDLVGTLLANGTTTSLYFATVHKEASVLLAKICAEKGQRGLVGKVVMDDPEQNPDFYRDANTQTALADTEEFILAVKELAKTTKQGVYPVVTPRFIPSCTDNALKGLGELAAKYDTHIQSHCSESDWEHGYVKERFNKNDAVALHDFGLLGKKSVMAHCNFLSDDDARLFAETGTAIGHCPISNAYFANSVIPIARFHAMGVDIGLGSDVSGGFSPSLFDNARQAVMSSRMLEDGVDTAIAADQRGVPNSRITINEAFYLATAGGGESLSLPIGRLQEHYTWDVQIIDTKIPSAKLPIFDQNEDLRDIFQKMMYLVLPENIREVWVQGNKVHTRV
- a CDS encoding YbfB/YjiJ family MFS transporter; protein product: MNRQHMGIVFGGILLLVVAMGISRFAFTPILPFMRRDVGFSLEVAGFLASSNYIGYFIGALWAGFIYRQRKKLLLASVVFNVLSVGLMGLIELYSVWLVLRLIAGITGGLIFVLTSSIVMDYLAKHSLSRWSGYVFSGIGLGIAISGLCVPIIEAKFAWQGTWLGLGILSAVFLLMTTILWKGLETGDGLKVAKSLDTKMTKGFMPWLIVSYGLEGLGYIITGTFLVDIIHNIPSLQAYSSYSWVMVGLAAIPSAPVWTVLLEKFSAIKILFVAYIFQVIGILLPVFSQSVWSVLLASFLFGLTFVGIVTLTTSYARQLFPTQSGFVVSLLTTFYAFGQIIGPIIAGKLVEVYSSYKAALVFAGVIVFLALLVMVVGRWLTVKKEAVAEQSISI
- a CDS encoding class I SAM-dependent methyltransferase: MNTEQAVQRWNQYAERYTANYDEQGDIHRVVLLNPTIFALLEEINGKHVLDAGCGEGYLSRLLVKNGARVTAVDFSQKMLDIAKERTPQKDAIQFLQGNCEKLAFLADEQFDCIVSNMVLQDLEDYQAALCEMYRLLKPTSTFIFSILHPCFVTPNSGWMRHVELDQQYWKVQRYFYEGVYQQLDAEPPIILYHRTLTSYVQAIRQAGFMIETIVEPKPSEEMLEKYPQFKEDLHCADFIVFKLRK
- a CDS encoding DUF6886 family protein, translated to MRLFHISEDPTITIFHPRLPERPDLDATKGLVWAINERCLPNYLTPRDCPRVCFHAGEQTTEQDRQHYLAQASHVVVIENKWLEVLKNTSLYLYEFDSNGFTLQDDIAGYYTSELTQMPINVTEIDDIEKALLEYNVELRIVDSLWDIHDEIQHTSLNWSMCRMRFAQPRH
- a CDS encoding uracil-xanthine permease family protein, which encodes METQLSKQTNETRKTQLTVLPDEKVSIGQSALLGLQHVMAMDVYVVPFLIAMLIGLQTGQASALIQSTFIAAGIATIVQTHFCMKLPMAQGPSYVPLGAIVGIYAASGSGNLGWSTVLGASLIGAILVIILGYTGIFNKIVKTFIPPIVGGTIIFVVGLSLMPVGLSDNIFNGAGASINQNIYLALISAVVLIICVMLGTVFHQKGRLFRITSVIITLIAGSIAANMMGVLNLSAVSQAKWFSMPQIPFADFGFSFNISAIITMVIIYIVLMAETTGTWFAISNVIDKPLTDKQINRGVIGEGIGCFIASLLGSTPVTGYSTNAGVISITGIASRRVFIAAGIWFIVFGFSGKLAALISAIPSAVIGGVFVIVCGIIAISGLQVMKNERIGEKEMYVIAIPIILTLALSLLPDDFLYSLPTTVQYLFGSPIATAALVAIILNKVLPSSK
- a CDS encoding LysR family transcriptional regulator codes for the protein MNLHALRLFTKVAELNSVSKAAQALMISQPAVTIQIRNLEKELALTLLESKGRGITLTQNGAFLYKQAQRLFDLEQDIENKIEQLKNTGNEELQIASTHVPSHFLLPKWLAYFKQIYPATNIHLKTANSHQVIEELLHYKVDLAFIVKEDGHHPDINYQFLMNLDYWFIAPYNHPLADQTVSLAELMQQPFVTREDGSSTKEYLNALCKVHKIPPPQVGLQLDGINESIHAIAAGFGTMLAPSIAASSFIQQQQVSRVFIKDIDIQRPIYLCTRKNEQHHSSSFNNFLHIINQSI
- the solA gene encoding N-methyl-L-tryptophan oxidase, which codes for MVYDVIIVGAGSMGMAAGYYLAKAGKKVLMLDTYTPPHQEGSHHGDTRIIRYAYGEGASYVPFVKRAGELWQELETLADEHLFLQTGVVNIGEPTCAFIQNVKASAAFYGLALEYYSAAEAMNKWPGLSLPVNLVAYFEPTAGVLRVEACIRAYKKLALEAGASLQTNEKVLTIQAGEMVQVQTAQNIYKAKHLIVTAGAWATELLQTLGITIPVTPTRKTFAWFDADEQLYHDEVFPAYCFEFADSTYYGFPSIDGTGLKLGRHDGGEAINPNEPLRPFDEADSVDLQNFIDQFMPQHGALKYGKTCKYSMTPDEDFIIDFLPEHQNIIIAAGFSGHGFKFSSAVGEVLADLIIDGKSKQDLTTFQLSRF